Proteins encoded together in one Vigna angularis cultivar LongXiaoDou No.4 chromosome 5, ASM1680809v1, whole genome shotgun sequence window:
- the LOC128196756 gene encoding uncharacterized protein LOC128196756 translates to MAQALGRAVHVDEVFAQTHVRKGTNQFVDERSRKTHEDFSTRLSQVRSEHESAPTPDDASNADDDIRRTQCWINIVGGKKKGRVYGAGQLAANYTASRGGTLKHQPSSTSTPDEVLQLRQELHQRDQEITDLKAEFTNFKAMVMKVLPPTSQDEQNIPLTQSRPSSSPAATQQPTSVQPTPVQPSVEEQDDEDHSDDSYVHY, encoded by the exons atg gcacaggctctaggacgggcggtccatgttgatgaggtctttgcacaaactcatgttcggaagggaactaatcaatttgttgatgaaagatctcggaagactcat gaagacttttctacgagactttcacaggttagatctgaacatgagtcagctcctacaccggatgatgccagtaatgcagatgatgacatccgtaggacacagtgctggatcaacatcgttggtgggaagaaaaagggacgagtgtatgGTGCGGGACagcttgctgcaaactatacagcatcCAGAGGAGGAACTCTGAAGCACCAGCCTTCTTCCACCAGTACTCCTGACGAGGTTCTTCAACTCAGGCAGGAACTCCATCAACGTGACCAGGAGATCACTGATCTCAAAGCAGAGTTTACAAATTTTAAGGCCATGGTCATGAAAGTCTTGCCTCCAACCTCACAGGACGAACAAAATATCCCTCTCACCCAGTCACGACCCTCCTCATCACCTGCTGCCactcagcagcccacatcagtccaacccacaccagtccagccatcagtagaggagcaggatgatgaagatcattctgatgatagttatgtacattattag
- the LOC128196690 gene encoding pheromone-processing carboxypeptidase KEX1-like, which translates to MHEITVTVAQNAENALIIDAELEKQQIQCTTSPNRVVLLYCEWFDPSRAGTRVDPRFNIVELNQRLRYGPFDPFILPCNVRQVYYVPYPPFRNIDKRGWAVAIQTKPRGRIDSNEVEEDVAYQLDQMSQSQEIIEVERITALVDPDGDGDELEATIQGDEEQEEEEEEEEEEQEEEDDDDDDDEEEEQEEEDDAEDEDEDDDDDDDD; encoded by the exons ATGCATGAAATCACTGTGACAGTTGCTCAAAATGCAGAAAATGCATTAATCATTGATGCAGAATTAGAAAAACAGCAGATCCAATG cactacttctccaaacagagtGGTACTTctttattgtgaatggtttgatccttctagagctggtactagagtcgatccacgctttaatattgtcgaactgaaccagagattaagatatgggccttttgatcctttcattctaccatgtaatgtcagacaggtttattatgtgccatatccaccatttcgcaatattgacaagcgtggttgggccgtagcaatacaaacgaagcctagaggtcgcatagactcaaatgaagttgaggaagatgtagcctaccaacttgaccaaatgtcacaatCACAAGAAATTAtcgaagttgaacgtataaccgcattggtcgaccctgatggtgatggagatgaattagaagcaacaatacaag gtgatgaagaacaagaggaagaagaagaagaagaagaagaagaacaagaagaagaagatgatgatgatgatgacgatgaagaagaagaacaagaagaagaagacgatgctgaagatgaagatgaagatgatgatgatgatgacgatgattga